One Candidatus Aminicenantes bacterium genomic window, GGAACGGTATGGGGACAGCCGCTTTCCGCCTGTTTTCCTATTTCACCAATTCCGGGTCCTGGCAGGATCGAACCAATGGATTGGAATACTACCGCTTCCTTGCCGAACTGACCAAAAACTACGACGCTCGCAGCGAAGAGCTGGTCACCCGACTCAAAGAGATCCATGATCACGTGGTCCGTCGCAACGGCATGTTTGTTTCCGTGGTTTGTCATGAAGACGACATGACCGGAGTAAGCAAAACCCTGCCGCCATTCATCAAGGGCTTTTCGCAACGGGATGTGGAAAGTGTTGCCCTGGAATTCCCCAAGCAGGCACTCAATGAAGGCTTCAAAGACGCATCCAAGGTCCAATACGTGCTCAAAGGCTATGATTACAAGCAGTTGGGAGCGGAGTACAGCGGAGCCATGGAGGTTTTGCAGCAGGTGCTCTCACGGGTCTACCTGCAGAACCGTATTCGTGTGATCGGCGGCGCCTACGGCGGTTTCGCACGCATCGAACCTTCCGGCGCATTGGCGTTTTTCTCTTACCGGGATCCCAACCTGCGCAAGACTGTTGAGAACTACAAGCAAGCCGGAGAGTTTCTGCGCAAGTTCGAGCCGACTGAACCGGAATTGCGCCGACTGATTATCGGCACCATCGCCGGCCGCGATCGCCCCCTGACGCCCCAGCAGAAAGGCCGGGTGGCAGTCGAGCGCTACATTACACAAATCCCCCATGCCACGCTGCAGCAAGAGCGGGACGAGATCCTGACCGCCACGGCGGAACAGATTCGTGGGTACGCCGACCTGATCGACAAGGTCATGGAGCAGGAGTACCTGTGCGTAGTGGGCAACGAGAAAAAGATCGAGGAGCAGAAGGACCTGTTCAAGACTGTTACCAAGTTAAGAGATTAGTCTGTATTCCCGCCCGGGAGCGGCGCGGCCGCTCCCGGGCTTTTTATCCCGCCATAACCTCCGCCGCGCCCGATTTGCCTTTCAACCGTCCGCGATGCTACCATAGTGCCGGAGGCGATCGATTCATGAACAGAACAGAAGCCCTGAAACTGGTCAACCAGCACCTGGAAAATCCCAATATGGTGAAGCACTGCCTGGCGGTTGAGGCCTGCATGCGTGCCCTGGCAACGCGATTCGACGGTGATCCGCATACCTGGGGACTGGCCGGCCTGCTTCATGACCTGGATTATGCCTTTACGGCCGACGATCCAGACCGTCATGGCATCCAGACCACTGAAATGTTGGCGGATTACGACCTTTCCGCCGACATCCTTCACGCCATCAAGGCCCACAACGGCAAGGCCGGACTGGATTCTTTGATGGACATTGCCCTGTACACCACGGATCCCACTACCGGATTCATTATTGCCTGTGCCCTTATGCACCCGGACCGCAAGTTGGCCGCGATCGACCTGCGTTTCATGCAGAAACGTTTTAATGCCAAGGCTTTCGCCCGGGGAGCCGGCCGCGAACAAATGGCGGAATGCCGGCGCCTGAATATGAACCTGGATGAGTTCCTCAACACCTGCCTGGACGCCATGACCGGTATTGCCGCTGAACTCGGACTTTGATTAATTACACATAGGGGTGAGGGATGAGCCGCAAACACGCAAAAGATTCCCCGTCATTGCGGGGAGTGGAGCGTTGGACCCGATTTCTCGGTGCCGTCACACGCTTTTTGTGGATCATTGTAGTGGTGGTGCTGCTTGCCCTGGTCGGACGCCGGCTTTTCTTCAGCGGTGGTGATGCAGCAGACGGGCGTCCCCGGATCCAGACCAAGCCGGTGGTGGAAAAGGTGGATTGGACTCAAGTTGATGCTGAAGTGGCCAGGGTGCTGCGCAACGGCCGCACCGCAGCGGCGGAATTTGCCGGGCAACGCTTGGATCAGTGGATCGCCGCCAACATGGAGCGGGTGGACAGTGATTTTCTGCCATGGTACTTCAACTACTGGACCCAGCAGGAACTCGGCCTCAAGAGCCTTCTATACCAGGTGGTTCACTGGGTGGACAGCGGCACACCCTCGGCGGCGGAACGGGTCACCCGGCGGGTTCAGGAAGAGTTCGCCGCCCGGGTATTGCGTCCCCAGGTGGCGCAGATGGAGTTGGAACGGCTGGTCAAGGATACGGTGGCGCTTTACTCCGAGTCGGTTCGCTCCGGGCTGGACGTGGTGGCCGGGCGCTATGACATCCATCCCGCTGAATGGGATCGCTATATCGCTGATGTGGCCGTGATGGTGCGCCAAGCCGAAACGGGGCGAAGCGTTTCCCTGTCCTTAAAGGCCATGACTGCGGTTGCCGCCGGAGGCGCGGTGGTACTCTACCGCCTTTTGCGGCCGGCCATATCCCGCTTGACCGCACGCTTGTCGGCGCGCATGGCGGGCCGCGCCGCCACGAAAATGGCCTCAAAAACGGGCGCCCAGGCGGCCGCCAGGGTGGGCGGGCGCTTTGCCGGCGCCTTGATTGCCGTGGGGGTGATTATCTGGGACGTCTGGGATCACTACAATACCAGAAAGCAGGCCCAACCCGTCTTGCGCCAAAACATCGTTGATTACTTCTCGGAGTTGAAACAAGCCCTGCTTAACGATCCTGAGCTCGGCGTTGTAACCGTTATCGCGGGCCTGGAGCAGAAACTGGCGGAACGCAAAGAGAAGACGGTTCAATAAAGTTGAAAAGGGAAGAAGTAAAAACAAGGTGACAGGTAGCAGGAGACAGGAGACAATGCCGGGCCTCTTGCCCATTGCCAATCGCCAGGTGCTTTCGACTTTCAACTTATTGTCCCCTGGCCGTTCTCTCCACTCGCCTCTACTACGCCGGGATTTCAATGATAAAGCGAGAGCCATGGGGAGTATCGTCCACCACGCTGATCTGGCCGTTATGTTCTTCGATAATGTTGTGGGCGATGGCCAGACCCAGGCCCGTGCCCGTGCTTTTCTGGGAAAAATAGGGGGTAAAAAGCTTTAATTTGTCTTCGTCGCTGATGCCCGGCCCTTCATCCGCGATCTCGATGCGCGCGAACTGGCTCTCCTTAATGTAACGGGTGAGGATCTCAATGCGTCCTTTCTTGTCCATGGCGTCCACGGCATTGTCGATAATGTTGACAAAAATGCGCTTGATCTGTTCGGTGTCGATCTTCATGATGATGGGCATCTCAACATCCAGGTTCACGTCGAAATCCACGTTGGCGTAGATTGAGGAATAGACGTTGACCAGCTTCTCGAGGATCAGGTTGATATCACCACGTGTGAACTGGATTTTGGGCAGTCGCGCGTAGTTGGAAAACTCTTCGGCCAGCTTGGAGATGGAATCCAGTTCCTGCAGAATGATGTGCAGGCTGTCTTCCGTGACCTTGCGGAATTTGGCGTCCGGCAGGTCCAGGGATTTGAGGATGCGTTGGGAAGAGATCTGGATGGGGGTGAGGGGGTTCTTGATTTCATGGGCGATGCGCTTGGCCACTTCGCGCCACACCAGCAGGCGCTGGGCGCGAATCAACTCCGACAGGTCGGTGAGTACCACCAGGATACCGGCAAACTTCTTATTGACCGGGTTGCGGATCTGCGTGATCTTCATGGCCAGATTGAGGATGCGGCCGCGGATCTTGATGTCGACTTCTTTTTCCATGATCTTGAACTTGGATGTGAACGCGCGTTGGATAAATGAACGGATCTCTTCATAAGGTTCGTCGGAAAAGAGGTCGGAGTAGTGCTTTTTTTCCACGAAGCGGGACTGAAATGCCAGCATGCGCCGCGCTTCGGGATTGATGTCGGCGATCTCTCCTTCGGGGTTGATGGCGATCACCCCGGAGGTGATGTTTTTGAGGATGGTTTCCGTCAAGCTGCGGCGTTGGCGCAGCTCCATGGTACGCCGGTTCAGCTTTTCGCGGTGTTCGCGCAAATCCGCGGTCATGCGGTTGAACTCGATCACCAGGCTGTTGAACTCATCATTGGATTCATAATCGATCTTGACGTCGAGGTTGCCGCGCGTGATTTCCGCCGCCGCGGCACTCAGTTTCTCAATGGGAACGGAAATTCCCTTGGCCAGGTAGAAGCCCAGCCAGGAAGCGGCGAACACGATCAGGATGGTGATAAAGATAAACAGCAGCAGGTAGGTGGTCTTGACCGGATCCTTGATCGATTTCAGTTGCGTGTAGCGGTTCACCATGGCCGAGAGGCGCTTGAGGTTGTCGATGTAGTCTTCGGGGTAGAACTTGCCGGTGATCAAGAGGATACGCCGGTTGGGGGAAACGTCGAATGACACGCCGCTGCGGATCAGTTCTCCCCCCTTCATGGAATCCACTTTAATAAAATCACTGCTGCCCAGGCCCCGGTACACCATCTCCAGGGGCAGGTTCTTGTACTCCTGCAGGCTGATAATGGGGTTGAGCAGGGTGAACGTTTCGTTGTGGTTGTCGTAGATGTTGATGATGTCTACGCGGTACTCCTTCATCTTTTTTCGCATTTCGTTGCGCAACCAGATGCGGTTTTCATAGGTGTACATGCGGAAATTGCGCACGTCGGTGGCAATGATATCAGAGAAATGTTTGAGTTCCTGCTTGGCTTTTTCGTAGTAACTTTTCTCCAGCTCCGTTACCTGCTGCATGATGGCGTTGATGTCGGTGTTGAACCATTTTTCGATGCCGCGGTTGAGCAGGTTGGTGCCAAAGAAAAACAGCAAAAGAGTGGGAACAATCGAGAAAGCGATGAAAAAGAAAACCAGCCGTTTCTTGAAGGGGCCGCCGGCGTATTCCCGGGATTTGCCGAAGTACATTTTGACGATGTTGCGAATCAGCATGAACAGAAAAGTCAGGCTGAACAGGATGATGATGGTCCAAAGGGCGATGATCAGGGCGGTACTGTTCACGAACAGGGGTGAGACGTTCTCAGTCTCGTTCATGAAGATGCGGATAAAGGCGTAGAGGACAAAGAAAATGGCCGCGCCCAATACCACCAAGCGGATGCCCCGGATGTTGTTCTGACCCATCAATGCTCCCTGAACGAAACGGGTTTACTCTACCATTGCCTCCAATGCCTTGTCAATGCGCGCAACGCTTGCTTCCCTGGTGTTCAGAGAGTATACATGAGACATGACGATTCTGGAATGGATTCTTCTGGCGGCGGTTCCGGCCGCGGTAGTGGTTCTGGTGGAACGCTTCATCCGCTAGGAACGCCGCGGTTCAGAAAAAGACGAGAAATACCCCTCTCTGTGCGGCAAAAAACGTTAATCCCACGCGCCTGACGTCGGGGCCTTGTCAGATCCACGCTTGGGGTTAAACAAACATGAAACGAATGGCTTGGGCGGATACATCCACTACCGAGATCTCACGCTCCCTTATGGTTAACTGCCGCGCATCTCTGGGCCAGTAAAGGTTGAAAGCCTGAGAATTATTTCCCTGGGTCTGGATCAGTGCCAGGGAAAAGGTGTTTGGTCCGGGCATGCCCGCGTAAACCAGGCGCACCTGGGTGATCATGCCTTTTTTCAGGAACACATCTTCCCCGACTCGTAAATTGATTTCCTGCATGGTTTGCATTTTCTTTTCAGTCATGTTCAACAATCGAGGCCCGGGGTTAATACCCCTTG contains:
- a CDS encoding HDIG domain-containing protein, whose protein sequence is MNRTEALKLVNQHLENPNMVKHCLAVEACMRALATRFDGDPHTWGLAGLLHDLDYAFTADDPDRHGIQTTEMLADYDLSADILHAIKAHNGKAGLDSLMDIALYTTDPTTGFIIACALMHPDRKLAAIDLRFMQKRFNAKAFARGAGREQMAECRRLNMNLDEFLNTCLDAMTGIAAELGL
- a CDS encoding HAMP domain-containing protein — protein: MGQNNIRGIRLVVLGAAIFFVLYAFIRIFMNETENVSPLFVNSTALIIALWTIIILFSLTFLFMLIRNIVKMYFGKSREYAGGPFKKRLVFFFIAFSIVPTLLLFFFGTNLLNRGIEKWFNTDINAIMQQVTELEKSYYEKAKQELKHFSDIIATDVRNFRMYTYENRIWLRNEMRKKMKEYRVDIINIYDNHNETFTLLNPIISLQEYKNLPLEMVYRGLGSSDFIKVDSMKGGELIRSGVSFDVSPNRRILLITGKFYPEDYIDNLKRLSAMVNRYTQLKSIKDPVKTTYLLLFIFITILIVFAASWLGFYLAKGISVPIEKLSAAAAEITRGNLDVKIDYESNDEFNSLVIEFNRMTADLREHREKLNRRTMELRQRRSLTETILKNITSGVIAINPEGEIADINPEARRMLAFQSRFVEKKHYSDLFSDEPYEEIRSFIQRAFTSKFKIMEKEVDIKIRGRILNLAMKITQIRNPVNKKFAGILVVLTDLSELIRAQRLLVWREVAKRIAHEIKNPLTPIQISSQRILKSLDLPDAKFRKVTEDSLHIILQELDSISKLAEEFSNYARLPKIQFTRGDINLILEKLVNVYSSIYANVDFDVNLDVEMPIIMKIDTEQIKRIFVNIIDNAVDAMDKKGRIEILTRYIKESQFARIEIADEGPGISDEDKLKLFTPYFSQKSTGTGLGLAIAHNIIEEHNGQISVVDDTPHGSRFIIEIPA